In a single window of the Oenanthe melanoleuca isolate GR-GAL-2019-014 chromosome 28, OMel1.0, whole genome shotgun sequence genome:
- the PLPPR3 gene encoding phospholipid phosphatase-related protein type 3 yields MIPAKEKARAPKDSMTLLPCFYFVELPIVASSVVTLYFLELTDLFKPAKVGFQCHDRALSMPYVETNEELIPLLMLLSLAFAAPAASIMVGEGMVYCLQSRLKGRAGAEGSINAGGCNFNSFLRRTVRFVGVHVFGLCATALVTDVIQLATGYHAPFFLTVCKPNYTLLGTPCDANPYITQDICSGTDKHAILSARKTFPSQHATLSAFAAVYVSMYFNSIISDSTKLLKPILVFAFAIAAGICGLTQITQYRSHPADVYVGFLIGAGIAAYLAFHAVGNFRAPTERVPTQAPAKDALRALTQRGHDSVYHQNKSVSTDELNPQARLEEAARPVPREKNSLGSLKRASVDVDLLAPRSPMGKENMVTFSNTLPRVNTPSMDDPARRHMTIHVPVDASRSKQLITEWKQKSLEGRSMTLAEEAAQGRGVGEPGEEVPPSLYPTVQARSAERAAMGPRVLIQPRPGASQLVHIPEESQAGAGAAAGGGAAVRAKWVMVAEKGGAQRVANPPRLMQVIAMSKQQSLVSVTPKHSETSSSSTSSDSSQYRSPSERDSSSIITIDAHAPHHPVVHLSAGNGPWEWKSGPKGPDGPDTYELGEVGKDFHGFRPAKSAGVSPGSSVSDMEQDEPRYGSLAAIPGAAGGGGERVEAPPEGLLATASRDSTLRRKPAERDGAADSEVDLYYKKMQAGRRFKD; encoded by the exons ATGATCCCCGCCAAGGAGAAAGCCCGCGCCCCCAAGGACAGCATGAcactcctgccctgcttctACTTCGTGGAG CTGCCCATCGTGGCCTCCTCCGTTGTGACGCTCTATTTCCTGGAGCTGACAGACCTCTTCAAGCCAGCCAAGGTGGGCTTCCAGTGCCATGACAGGGCTCTCTCCATGCCCTACGTGGAGACCAACGAGGAGCTCATCCCgctgctgatgctgctcagcctggccttTGCTGCACCTGCTGCCTCG ATCATGGTCGGGGAGGGCATGGTGTACTGCCTGCAGTCCCGGCTGAAGGGCCGTGCTGGTGCCGAGGGCAGCATCAACGCCGGTGGCTGCAACTTCAACTCCTTCCTGCGCCGCACCGTCAGGTTTGTGG GTGTCCACGTGTTCGggctctgtgccacagccctggtgaCAGACGTCATCCAGCTGGCTACTGGCTACCACGCTCCCTTCTTCCTGACCGTCTGCAAGCCCAACTACACACTTTTGGGCACTCCCTGCGACGCCAACCCCTACATCACTCAGGACATCTGCTCAGGCACCGACAAGCACGCCATCCTCTCTGCCAG gaagaccttcccatcccagcacgCTACACTCTCAGCTTTCGCTGCTGTCTATGTGTCG ATGTATTTCAACTCCATCATCTCGGACAGCACCAAGCTCCTCAAGCCCATCCTGGTCTTTGCCTTCGCCATTGCTGCTGGCATCTGTGGCCTGACCCAGATCACCCAGTACCGCAGCCACCCCGCCGATGTCTACGTGGGTTTCCTGATCGGCGCTGGCATTGCCGCCTACCTg GCTTTCCATGCTGTTGGCAACTTCCGTGCCCCCACGGAGCGGGTCCCAACGCAGGCACCGGCCAAGGACGCGCTGCGGGCGCTGACACAGCGGGGCCACGACTCCGTGTACCACCAGAACAAGTCGGTGAGCACCGACGAGCTGAACCCCCAGGCGCGGCTGGAGGAGGCGGCACGGCCGGTGCCGCGGGAGAAGAACTCGCTGGGCAGCCTGAAGCGGGCCAGTGTGGACGTGGACCTGCTGGCCCCCCGCAGCCCGATGGGCAAGGAGAACATGGTGACCTTCAGCAACACCCTGCCCCGCGTCAACACGCCGTCCATGGATGACCCCGCGCGGCGCCACATGACCATCCACGTCCCCGTGGACGCCTCCCGCTCGAAGCAGCTCATCACGGAGTGGAAGCAGAAGTCTCTGGAGGGCCGGAGCATGACGCTGGCGGAGGAAGCGGCGCAGGGCCGGGGCGTGGGGGAGCCCGGCGAGGAGGTGCCCCCCTCGCTGTACCCCACGGTGCAGGCGCGCTCGGCCGAGCGGGCGGCCATGGGGCCCCGTGTGCTCATCCAGCCCCGGCCGGGCGCCTCGCAGCTGGTGCACATCCCCGAGGAGAGCCAGGCGGGCGCTGGGGccgcggccggcggcggggcggccgtGAGAGCCAAGTGGGTGATGGTGGCGGAGAAGGGGGGAGCGCAGCGAGTGGCCAACCCCCCGCGCCTGATGCAGGTCATCGCCATGTCCAAGCAGCAGAGCCTCGTCTCTGTCACCCCCAAGCACTCAGAGACGTCCTCGTCCTCCACCAGCTCTGACTCCTCGCAGTACCGCTCGCCCTCCGAGCGGGACAGCTCCAGCATCATCACCATCGACGCTCACGCCCCTCACCACCCTGTTGTCCACCTCTCTGCTGGCAACGGGCCCTGGGAGTGGAAGTCGGGGCCGAAGGGGCCAGATGGGCCAGACACCTACGAGCTGGGTGAGGTGGGGAAGGATTTCCACGGCTTTCGCCCAGCCAAGAGCGCCGGTGTCTCCCCTGGCTCGTCTGTCAGCGACATGGAGCAGGATGAGCCACGCTACGGCAGCCTGGCCGCCATCCCGGGGGCAGCAGGGGGTGGTGGGGAGCGGGTGGAGGCCCCTCCCGAGGGgctgctggccacagccagCCGTGACTCCACGCTGCGGAGGAAGCCGGCCGAGAGGGACGGGGCGGCGGACAGCGAGGTGGACCTGTACTACAAGAAGATGCAGGCGGGCCGCAGGTTTAAGGACTGA
- the LOC130264627 gene encoding complement factor D-like produces the protein MGPSPAPVLVLALLLLLWAPVNGQPRGRILRGSEARPHLKPYMASLQLDGQHVCGGFLIAEQWVLSAAHCTEETDGKLFQVLLGAHSLTEPEPHKRLYQVRAQFPHPGSNIHNNKDDLLLLQLEEKAELNSDVRVLPLQREDRDVAADTMCEVAGWGTIDHSGRRPDKLQQVQRPVISRDVCNHRTRHDGTITHSMMCTDSRRKDTCKGDSGGLLVCDGVAEGVVTAGSRVCGNYKKPAIYTRIAPYAAWIDSVMASADGEGDTR, from the exons ATGGGGCCAAGTCCTGCTCCCGTCCTTGTCCTcgctctgctgctgctgctctgggccccAGTGAATG GGCAGCCCCGGGGACGGATCCTGAGGGGCTCCGAAGCCAGGCCCCACCTGAAGCCCTACATGGCCTCGCTGCAGCTGGACGGGCAGCACGTCTGTGGGGGCTTCCTCATCGCCGAGCAGTGGGTGCTGAGCGCTGCCCACTGCACTGAGGAGAC ggatggcaaactcttccaggtgctgctgggtgcCCACTCGCTGACGGAACCAGAGCCCCACAAACGCCTGTACCAAGTGCGTGCCCAGTTCCCCCACCCCGGCAGCAACATCCACAACAACAAGGATgaccttctcctcctccag ctggaggagaaagCGGAGCTGAACTCGGACGTGCGGGTGCTGCCCTTGCAGCGGGAGGACAGGGACGTGGCTGCTGACACGATGTGCGAGGTGGCGGGGTGGGGCACCATCGACCACAGCGGGCGGCGGCCGGACAagctgcagcaggtgcagcGGCCGGTGATCAGCCGCGACGTCTGCAACCACCGCACGCGCCACGACGGCACCATCACCCACAGCATGATGTGCACCGACTCCCGCAGGAAGGACACCTGCAAG GGAGACTCCGGTGGCCTCCTGGTCTGTGACGGGGTGGCCGAGGGGGTGGTCACAGCCGGCTCCCGCGTCTGCGGCAACTACAAGAAACCGGCGATCTACACGCGCATCGCCCCGTACGCCGCCTGGATCGACAGCGTCATGGCCTCTGCCGATGGGGAGGGGGACACTCGCTGA
- the MED16 gene encoding mediator of RNA polymerase II transcription subunit 16 isoform X1, producing the protein MDLAYVCEWEKKPKSNHCPSIPLVCAWSCRNLIAFTTDLRNEEEKDLTHMVHIIDTEHPWDVYSVNSGHTEVITCLEWDQSGSRLLSADADGHIKCWSMTDHLANSWENTVGSVVEGDPVVALSWLHNGVKLALHVEKSGASNFGEKFSRVKFSPSLTLFGGKPMEGWIAVTISGLVTVSLLKPNGQVLTATESLCRLRCRVALADVAFTGGGNIVVATSDGSSTSPVQFYKVCVSVVNEKCKIDTEILPSLFMRCTTDPARKDKYPAITHLKFLARDMSEQVLLCASNQNNSFVECWSLRKEGLPVNNIFQQISPVVGDKQPMILKWRILSATNDLDRVSAVALPKLPISLTNTDLKVANDTKFFPGLGLALAFHDGSVHIVHRLSLQMMAVFYGSSSQRPVDEPALKRPRTAGPLVHFKAMQLSWTSLALAGVDSHGKLSMLRISPSMGHVLDMNMSLRHLLFLLEYCMVTGYDWWDILLHVQPSMVQNLVEKLHEEYMRQNAALQQVLSTRIVAMKASLCKLSSSTIARVCDYHAKLFLIAISCTLKSLLRPHFLNTPDKSPGDRLTEICSKITDVDIDKVMINLKTEEFVLEMTTLQSLQQLIQWVGDFVLYLLASLPNQGSPVRPGHSFLRDGASLGMFRELMVVIRIWGLLKPSCLPVYTATSDTQDSMSLLFRLLTKLWLCCREENHITEPDDALIDECCLLPSQLLIPNIDWLPINDGIISKLQNKQLVRLQFGKAPGLIGHTVSSQFDAFVRAPGQPKIDHLRRLHLGAYPTEECKSCTRCGCVTMLKSPNKVTAVKQWEQRWIKNCLCGGLWRKMPLSYS; encoded by the exons aTGGACCTAGCGTACGTGTGCGAGTGGGAGAAGAAGCCCAAGAGCAACCACTGCCCTTCCATCCCCCTGGTGTGCGCCTGGTCCTGCCGCAACCTCATCGCCTTCACCACCGACCTCCGCAATGAGGAGGAGAAAG ATCTCACCCACATGGTCCATATCATCGACACCGAGCACCCCTGGGATGTCTACTCTGTCAACTCGGGCCACACTGAGGTCATCACGTGTTTGGAGTGGGATCAGTCAG gctccaggctgctctcagcagatGCTGATGGCCACATCAAGTGCTGGAGCATGACAGATCACCTGGCCAACAGCTGGGAGAACACGGTGGGCAGCGTGGTGGAGGGGGACCCGGTGGTggccctgtcctggctgcaCAACGGCGTCAAGCTGGCTCTGCACGTGGAGAAG TCCGGAGCGTCGAACTTTGGCGAGAAGTTTTCCCGGGTGAAATTCTCTCCGTCGCTGACGCTGTTTGGTGGGAAGCCCATGGAGGGCTGGATTGCTGTCACCATCAGTGGGCTGGTCACCGTGTCCCTGCTCAAGCCCAACGGGCAGGTGCTGACGGCCACCGAGAGCCTGTGCCGCCTCCGCTGCCGCGTGGCCTTGGCCGACGTCGCCTTCACGGGCGGGGGCAACATCGTGGTGGCCACGTCTGATGGCAGCAGCACGTCCCCCGTGCAGTTCTACAAGGTGTGTGTCAGCGTGGTGAACGAGAAGTGCAAGATCGACACCGAGATCCTGCCGTCGCTCTTCATGCGCTGCACCACCGACCCCGCGCGCAAGGACAAGTACCCGGCCATCACCCACCTCAAGTTCCTGGCTCGGGACATGTCAGAGCAG gtgctgctttGTGCTTCCAACCAAAACAACAGCTTTGTGGAGTGCTGGTCCCTCAGGAAGGAGGGCCTGCCTGTCAACAACATCTTCCAGCAGATCTCTCCTGTGG TGGGAGACAAGCAGCCCATGATCCTGAAGTGGCGGATCCTGTCTGCCACCAACGACCTGGACCGGGTGTCGGCCGTGGCGCTGCCGAAGCTGCCAATCTCCCTGACCAACACTGATCTGAAGGTGGCAAACGACACCAAGTTCTTCCCTGGCCTGG gcctgGCCTTGGCTTTCCACGACGGCAGCGTGCACATCGTGcacaggctgtccctgcagatgATGGCCGTGTTCTACGGCTCCTCCTCGCAGCGCCCCGTGGACGAGCCGGCCCTGAAGCGCCCGCGCACCGCCGGGCCCCTGGTGCACTTCAAGGCcatgcagctctcctggacGTCGCTGGCTCTGGCTGGCGTGGACAGCCACGGCAAG CTGAGCATGCTGCGCATCTCCCCCTCCATGGGCCACGTGCTGGACATGAACATGTCCCTGCGGCACTTGCTGTTCCTGTTGGAGTACTGCATGGTGACAGGCTATGACTGGTGGGACATCCTGCTCCACGTCCAGCCCAGCATGGTGCAGAACCTGGTGGAGAAGCTGCATGAGGAGTACATGCGTCAGAATGCggccctgcagcag GTGCTCTCCACACGCATTGTTGCCATGAAGGCGTCGCTGTGCAAGCTCTCCTCCAGCACCATTGCCCGAGTGTGTGACTACCACGCCAAGCTCTTCCTCATTGCCATCAGCTGCACCCTGAAGTCGCTGCTGCGTCCACACTTCCTCAACACCCCTGACAAGAGCCCCGGGGACCGGCTCACCGAGATCTGCTCCAAGATCACGGATGTAG ACATTGACAAGGTCATGATTAACCTGAAGACAGAAGAGTTTGTCCTGGAGATGACAACGTtgcagtccctgcagcagctcatccAGTGGGTGGGGGATTTTGTGCTCTACCTGCTGGCCAGCCTTCCCAACCAG GGCTCCCCAGTTCGCCCTGGCCACAGCTTCCTGCGCGACGGCGCGTCCCTCGGCATGTTCCGCGAGCTCATGGTGGTCATCCGCATCTGGGGGCTGCTGAAGCCCAGCTGCCTGCCCGTGTACACAGCAACCTCAGACACCCAGGACAGCATGTCCCTGCTCTTCCGGCTCCTGACcaagctctggctgtgct GTCGTGAGGAAAATCACATCACAGAGCCCGATGATGCCCTGATTGATgagtgctgcctcctgcccagccagctgCTCATTCCCAACATTGACTGGCTGCCCATCAACGATGGCATCATCAGCAAGCTGCAGAACAAGCAGCTGGTCCGGCTGCAGTTTGGGAAGGCTCCTGGGCTCATTGGCCACACTGTCTCTTCCCAGTTCGATGCCTTTGTCAG GGCCCCTGGACAGCCCAAAATTGACCACCTGAGGCGGCTGCACCTGGGTGCATACCCAACAGAGGAATGCAAGTCCTGTACCAG GTGTGGCTGTGTCACCATGCTGAAATCACCCAACAAGGTGACAGCAGTGAAGCAGTGGGAGCAGCGCTGGATCAAGAACTGCCTGTGTGGGGGGCTGTGGAGGAAGATGCCCCTCAGCTACTCCTGA
- the MED16 gene encoding mediator of RNA polymerase II transcription subunit 16 isoform X2: MTDHLANSWENTVGSVVEGDPVVALSWLHNGVKLALHVEKSGASNFGEKFSRVKFSPSLTLFGGKPMEGWIAVTISGLVTVSLLKPNGQVLTATESLCRLRCRVALADVAFTGGGNIVVATSDGSSTSPVQFYKVCVSVVNEKCKIDTEILPSLFMRCTTDPARKDKYPAITHLKFLARDMSEQVLLCASNQNNSFVECWSLRKEGLPVNNIFQQISPVVGDKQPMILKWRILSATNDLDRVSAVALPKLPISLTNTDLKVANDTKFFPGLGLALAFHDGSVHIVHRLSLQMMAVFYGSSSQRPVDEPALKRPRTAGPLVHFKAMQLSWTSLALAGVDSHGKLSMLRISPSMGHVLDMNMSLRHLLFLLEYCMVTGYDWWDILLHVQPSMVQNLVEKLHEEYMRQNAALQQVLSTRIVAMKASLCKLSSSTIARVCDYHAKLFLIAISCTLKSLLRPHFLNTPDKSPGDRLTEICSKITDVDIDKVMINLKTEEFVLEMTTLQSLQQLIQWVGDFVLYLLASLPNQGSPVRPGHSFLRDGASLGMFRELMVVIRIWGLLKPSCLPVYTATSDTQDSMSLLFRLLTKLWLCCREENHITEPDDALIDECCLLPSQLLIPNIDWLPINDGIISKLQNKQLVRLQFGKAPGLIGHTVSSQFDAFVRAPGQPKIDHLRRLHLGAYPTEECKSCTRCGCVTMLKSPNKVTAVKQWEQRWIKNCLCGGLWRKMPLSYS, translated from the exons ATGACAGATCACCTGGCCAACAGCTGGGAGAACACGGTGGGCAGCGTGGTGGAGGGGGACCCGGTGGTggccctgtcctggctgcaCAACGGCGTCAAGCTGGCTCTGCACGTGGAGAAG TCCGGAGCGTCGAACTTTGGCGAGAAGTTTTCCCGGGTGAAATTCTCTCCGTCGCTGACGCTGTTTGGTGGGAAGCCCATGGAGGGCTGGATTGCTGTCACCATCAGTGGGCTGGTCACCGTGTCCCTGCTCAAGCCCAACGGGCAGGTGCTGACGGCCACCGAGAGCCTGTGCCGCCTCCGCTGCCGCGTGGCCTTGGCCGACGTCGCCTTCACGGGCGGGGGCAACATCGTGGTGGCCACGTCTGATGGCAGCAGCACGTCCCCCGTGCAGTTCTACAAGGTGTGTGTCAGCGTGGTGAACGAGAAGTGCAAGATCGACACCGAGATCCTGCCGTCGCTCTTCATGCGCTGCACCACCGACCCCGCGCGCAAGGACAAGTACCCGGCCATCACCCACCTCAAGTTCCTGGCTCGGGACATGTCAGAGCAG gtgctgctttGTGCTTCCAACCAAAACAACAGCTTTGTGGAGTGCTGGTCCCTCAGGAAGGAGGGCCTGCCTGTCAACAACATCTTCCAGCAGATCTCTCCTGTGG TGGGAGACAAGCAGCCCATGATCCTGAAGTGGCGGATCCTGTCTGCCACCAACGACCTGGACCGGGTGTCGGCCGTGGCGCTGCCGAAGCTGCCAATCTCCCTGACCAACACTGATCTGAAGGTGGCAAACGACACCAAGTTCTTCCCTGGCCTGG gcctgGCCTTGGCTTTCCACGACGGCAGCGTGCACATCGTGcacaggctgtccctgcagatgATGGCCGTGTTCTACGGCTCCTCCTCGCAGCGCCCCGTGGACGAGCCGGCCCTGAAGCGCCCGCGCACCGCCGGGCCCCTGGTGCACTTCAAGGCcatgcagctctcctggacGTCGCTGGCTCTGGCTGGCGTGGACAGCCACGGCAAG CTGAGCATGCTGCGCATCTCCCCCTCCATGGGCCACGTGCTGGACATGAACATGTCCCTGCGGCACTTGCTGTTCCTGTTGGAGTACTGCATGGTGACAGGCTATGACTGGTGGGACATCCTGCTCCACGTCCAGCCCAGCATGGTGCAGAACCTGGTGGAGAAGCTGCATGAGGAGTACATGCGTCAGAATGCggccctgcagcag GTGCTCTCCACACGCATTGTTGCCATGAAGGCGTCGCTGTGCAAGCTCTCCTCCAGCACCATTGCCCGAGTGTGTGACTACCACGCCAAGCTCTTCCTCATTGCCATCAGCTGCACCCTGAAGTCGCTGCTGCGTCCACACTTCCTCAACACCCCTGACAAGAGCCCCGGGGACCGGCTCACCGAGATCTGCTCCAAGATCACGGATGTAG ACATTGACAAGGTCATGATTAACCTGAAGACAGAAGAGTTTGTCCTGGAGATGACAACGTtgcagtccctgcagcagctcatccAGTGGGTGGGGGATTTTGTGCTCTACCTGCTGGCCAGCCTTCCCAACCAG GGCTCCCCAGTTCGCCCTGGCCACAGCTTCCTGCGCGACGGCGCGTCCCTCGGCATGTTCCGCGAGCTCATGGTGGTCATCCGCATCTGGGGGCTGCTGAAGCCCAGCTGCCTGCCCGTGTACACAGCAACCTCAGACACCCAGGACAGCATGTCCCTGCTCTTCCGGCTCCTGACcaagctctggctgtgct GTCGTGAGGAAAATCACATCACAGAGCCCGATGATGCCCTGATTGATgagtgctgcctcctgcccagccagctgCTCATTCCCAACATTGACTGGCTGCCCATCAACGATGGCATCATCAGCAAGCTGCAGAACAAGCAGCTGGTCCGGCTGCAGTTTGGGAAGGCTCCTGGGCTCATTGGCCACACTGTCTCTTCCCAGTTCGATGCCTTTGTCAG GGCCCCTGGACAGCCCAAAATTGACCACCTGAGGCGGCTGCACCTGGGTGCATACCCAACAGAGGAATGCAAGTCCTGTACCAG GTGTGGCTGTGTCACCATGCTGAAATCACCCAACAAGGTGACAGCAGTGAAGCAGTGGGAGCAGCGCTGGATCAAGAACTGCCTGTGTGGGGGGCTGTGGAGGAAGATGCCCCTCAGCTACTCCTGA